One window of the bacterium genome contains the following:
- a CDS encoding ammonium transporter, with amino-acid sequence MNRVRVHGAALVAAALIIAMLGAMTGAWAGDPAGTATGTAADVTAKEPGAPTPAEVAADLGHTKIAVNYVWLLMAGFLVMFMQAGFAMLETGFVRSKNAVHTMMMNLMIYALGVIGFFVLGFGFMFGGAGPFASLAGGGGLAHELTITLLGKPFGLLGWSGFGLGGGAYDVAVFGMFLFQVVFMDAMATIPTGAMAERWRFANFCLYGLCASTIIYPIFGNWVWGGGWLSKLGANFGLGNGYCDFAGSSVVHAVGGLTALVGAWLLGPRIGKFGPDGKPRAIPGHDIPIAVLGAYVLAFGWFGFNAGSTLAGGDFRLAVVAVNTMLASCSGALAAMLYMRRVTSKFDAPMSTNGFLAGLVAITAPCAFVPAWAALVIGAVAGVLVCVVVSFVESKLHVDDPVGAVAVHGANGLWGCLALGIFADGTYGAGLNGVDHAVRGLLFGGADQFLAQAIGVLTVFVYTLVMAFVVLKALNVFVPMRSPREDEESGLDVPETGTVAYPDFEIAHTL; translated from the coding sequence ATGAACCGCGTGAGAGTCCATGGAGCGGCCCTGGTGGCTGCCGCGCTCATCATTGCGATGCTGGGCGCGATGACGGGGGCCTGGGCCGGCGATCCGGCCGGCACAGCCACGGGCACGGCCGCCGATGTGACGGCCAAAGAGCCGGGCGCGCCCACCCCGGCGGAGGTGGCGGCCGATCTCGGCCACACCAAGATCGCCGTCAACTACGTGTGGCTGCTCATGGCGGGCTTCCTGGTCATGTTCATGCAGGCCGGCTTCGCCATGTTGGAGACGGGCTTCGTACGCTCGAAGAACGCCGTACATACCATGATGATGAACCTGATGATCTATGCCCTCGGGGTCATCGGCTTCTTCGTCCTGGGCTTCGGGTTCATGTTCGGGGGCGCTGGGCCGTTCGCCTCGCTGGCCGGCGGCGGCGGGCTGGCCCATGAGCTGACGATCACGCTCTTGGGCAAGCCTTTCGGCCTGCTCGGCTGGTCGGGCTTCGGGCTGGGCGGCGGCGCCTACGACGTCGCCGTGTTCGGGATGTTCCTGTTCCAGGTGGTCTTCATGGACGCCATGGCGACCATCCCCACCGGCGCGATGGCCGAGCGCTGGCGCTTCGCCAACTTCTGCCTCTACGGCCTGTGCGCCAGCACCATCATCTACCCTATCTTCGGCAACTGGGTCTGGGGCGGCGGCTGGCTGTCGAAGCTCGGCGCCAACTTCGGTCTGGGCAACGGCTACTGTGACTTCGCCGGCTCGAGCGTCGTGCATGCCGTCGGCGGCCTCACAGCGCTGGTCGGGGCCTGGCTGCTGGGCCCGCGGATCGGCAAGTTCGGGCCCGACGGCAAGCCGCGCGCCATCCCCGGCCATGACATCCCCATCGCCGTCCTGGGCGCCTATGTCCTGGCCTTCGGCTGGTTCGGGTTCAATGCCGGCAGCACGCTGGCCGGCGGGGACTTCCGCCTGGCCGTGGTCGCGGTCAACACCATGCTGGCCTCGTGCTCAGGCGCCCTGGCGGCCATGCTGTACATGCGCCGGGTCACGAGCAAGTTCGATGCCCCCATGTCCACCAACGGCTTCCTGGCCGGGCTGGTCGCCATCACCGCTCCGTGCGCCTTCGTCCCGGCGTGGGCGGCTCTGGTCATCGGCGCGGTCGCCGGCGTACTCGTTTGCGTGGTGGTCAGCTTCGTGGAGAGCAAGCTGCACGTGGACGACCCGGTCGGCGCGGTTGCCGTCCACGGCGCCAACGGCCTGTGGGGCTGCCTGGCGCTGGGGATCTTCGCCGATGGCACCTACGGCGCCGGCCTCAACGGCGTGGACCATGCCGTCCGTGGCCTGCTGTTCGGCGGCGCGGACCAGTTCCTCGCCCAGGCCATCGGCGTGCTGACCGTCTTTGTCTACACGCTGGTCATGGCCTTCGTCGTCCTAAAAGCCCTCAATGTCTTCGTCCCGATGCGCAGCCCGCGCGAGGACGAGGAGTCGGGCCTGGACGTGCCTGAGACCGGCACCGTCGCCTACCCCGACTTCGAGATCGCACACACTCTGTGA
- a CDS encoding P-II family nitrogen regulator — protein sequence MKKVEAIIRPQKLEEVKQALHEIGITGMTISEVKGFGRQKGHTEVYRMAEMRIEFVPKIKLELVVDDRLAPQVVDTICEQARNGGQIGAGKIFVSALEEVVRIRTGERGPDAI from the coding sequence ATGAAGAAGGTCGAAGCGATCATCCGTCCCCAGAAGCTGGAGGAGGTCAAGCAGGCCCTCCATGAGATCGGCATCACAGGCATGACGATCAGTGAGGTCAAGGGCTTCGGACGGCAGAAGGGTCACACTGAGGTCTACCGCATGGCCGAGATGCGGATCGAGTTCGTGCCCAAGATCAAGCTGGAGCTGGTGGTGGATGACCGGCTGGCGCCGCAGGTGGTGGACACGATCTGCGAGCAGGCCCGCAACGGCGGCCAGATCGGCGCGGGGAAGATCTTCGTGTCGGCGCTGGAGGAAGTCGTCCGCATCCGCACCGGCGAACGCGGACCCGACGCCATCTGA
- a CDS encoding extracellular solute-binding protein produces the protein MKHSFHNGGRYAAAPFCLLLVLVSAARLPAQQPTPVRFAAWRDQGVRPFGAVSDLLATFHEVNPDVHVNLNYEDWSFARVRLRYWFGSHRQYAPHLTILPDIWLSAYADQLVPLDGVLRPKDTAGFVPALLDRCRVKGRLVGLPWLVRSRALYVRTDLLETAKLKPPRTLAELQAAAIALAKPPAVYGLGLAAAQGSGALDTFLDLLDAHGGTPLDKDGRLQLQSKEAEAALGYWLGLQQAHALQPEGLTWTDDDLCDAFVAGHVAMLVAGPELGQRLRKAAPTLKFGTVALPTDRASDLPVSAEVLVALSNAGEPEPVGRFMRFMATAEAQRAMTFMGGLPTYQSHVERVRDEEDVAPFVAGMERARGLPMLETEPAQRIVERALWLCLSGRSTPAEALKTASTEEAQRVF, from the coding sequence ATGAAACACTCGTTCCACAACGGGGGCCGCTATGCAGCGGCCCCCTTTTGCCTGCTGCTGGTTCTGGTCTCGGCGGCCCGTCTGCCGGCCCAGCAGCCAACGCCGGTGCGCTTCGCAGCCTGGCGCGACCAGGGCGTCCGTCCCTTCGGCGCGGTCTCGGACCTACTGGCCACCTTCCACGAGGTCAACCCCGACGTACACGTCAACCTGAACTACGAGGACTGGTCGTTCGCGCGCGTGCGGCTCCGCTACTGGTTCGGCTCACACCGCCAGTATGCCCCGCATCTGACCATCCTGCCCGACATTTGGTTGTCCGCCTACGCCGACCAGTTGGTGCCGCTGGATGGCGTGCTCAGGCCGAAAGATACGGCCGGCTTCGTCCCTGCGCTGCTGGACCGCTGCCGCGTGAAGGGCCGTCTCGTCGGGCTGCCGTGGCTCGTGCGCTCGCGGGCCCTGTATGTCCGCACCGACCTGCTGGAGACGGCCAAGCTGAAGCCACCGCGCACGCTGGCGGAGCTACAGGCCGCGGCCATCGCCCTCGCCAAGCCGCCAGCGGTGTACGGCCTCGGGCTGGCGGCCGCTCAGGGGAGCGGCGCGCTCGATACCTTCCTGGACCTGCTGGACGCCCACGGAGGCACGCCGCTTGACAAGGACGGCAGGCTGCAGCTCCAGAGCAAGGAAGCGGAGGCGGCGCTGGGGTACTGGCTGGGCCTGCAGCAAGCACATGCGCTCCAGCCCGAGGGCCTGACCTGGACTGACGACGACCTGTGCGACGCGTTCGTCGCGGGCCATGTGGCGATGCTGGTCGCCGGGCCAGAGTTGGGCCAGCGCCTGCGCAAAGCGGCGCCGACACTCAAGTTCGGCACCGTGGCGCTGCCCACCGACCGCGCGTCAGACCTACCCGTCTCCGCCGAGGTGCTGGTGGCGCTGAGCAACGCCGGCGAGCCCGAGCCGGTCGGGCGCTTCATGCGCTTTATGGCGACCGCCGAGGCTCAACGCGCCATGACCTTCATGGGCGGCTTGCCCACGTACCAGTCCCACGTTGAGCGGGTGCGCGATGAGGAGGACGTGGCCCCGTTCGTGGCCGGGATGGAGCGTGCCCGGGGCCTGCCGATGCTGGAGACCGAGCCTGCCCAGCGCATCGTTGAGCGCGCCCTGTGGCTGTGCCTGAGCGGCCGGAGTACCCCGGCTGAGGCCCTCAAGACCGCCTCGACCGAGGAAGCCCAGAGGGTCTTCTAG
- a CDS encoding YjbH domain-containing protein encodes MRPLALLIAACCTAAVAWATPSTLVWIPSLDIQSHGTWHLGVDSYFTPTDGYRSPTDVGLTYGFANGRAEVGVDYLGGQDDPFFLNAKFLLAAETPKIPALAVGVYNMGTEDDVTDYNMIYALAAKTFGPMRVTAGYCRGNEDALGTDEDMLLLGLDGYLTKDKKWWGAVDYQSGENAFGALSVGVSYAVAPNVNLLVGYDFYNADGVDDTFTTQLDINF; translated from the coding sequence ATGAGACCTCTCGCACTGCTGATCGCCGCATGCTGCACCGCCGCCGTGGCCTGGGCCACGCCTTCGACGCTGGTGTGGATCCCGTCCTTGGACATCCAGTCGCACGGCACATGGCACCTGGGCGTGGACAGCTACTTCACCCCGACCGACGGCTACCGCTCGCCAACGGACGTCGGGCTGACCTACGGCTTCGCCAACGGCCGCGCCGAGGTGGGCGTGGACTACCTCGGCGGCCAGGACGATCCGTTCTTCCTGAACGCGAAGTTCCTGTTGGCGGCCGAGACGCCCAAGATCCCGGCCCTGGCGGTAGGTGTCTACAACATGGGCACCGAAGACGACGTGACGGACTACAACATGATCTACGCGCTGGCGGCCAAGACGTTCGGCCCGATGCGCGTGACAGCCGGCTACTGCCGCGGCAACGAGGACGCCCTGGGGACGGACGAAGACATGCTGCTCCTGGGCCTGGACGGCTACCTCACCAAGGACAAGAAGTGGTGGGGCGCAGTGGACTACCAGAGCGGCGAGAACGCCTTCGGCGCGCTTAGCGTCGGTGTCTCGTACGCGGTCGCCCCGAACGTGAATCTGCTCGTCGGCTATGACTTCTACAACGCCGACGGGGTGGACGACACGTTCACGACGCAACTGGATATCAACTTCTGA
- the secG gene encoding preprotein translocase subunit SecG: MSRADRAPARRRLTLPPRILYNQLSSRAAALVVSCAVVLDTTPAFWPVFHPVSGMPEGQMDVIRVILMIIATISGVALIAAVAMQTSKAESFSAAMGGGSGDTSRFRKGSREEMLDRLTKYSAIVWISASALYYVAYAISRSG, from the coding sequence GTGTCCAGAGCCGACAGGGCCCCTGCCCGCCGTCGCTTGACGCTGCCGCCGCGCATCCTGTACAATCAGCTATCGTCACGCGCAGCGGCGCTGGTGGTGTCGTGCGCGGTCGTCTTGGACACAACACCGGCCTTCTGGCCGGTGTTCCACCCCGTCAGTGGGATGCCGGAGGGGCAGATGGACGTCATTCGCGTTATTCTGATGATCATCGCCACGATTAGTGGTGTCGCGCTCATTGCCGCTGTAGCCATGCAGACGAGCAAGGCCGAGAGCTTCTCGGCGGCCATGGGTGGGGGCAGCGGCGACACCTCGCGGTTCCGCAAGGGCAGCCGCGAGGAGATGCTGGATCGCCTCACCAAGTACTCGGCCATCGTCTGGATCAGTGCGTCGGCGCTGTACTACGTCGCCTACGCGATCAGCAGGTCGGGCTAG
- a CDS encoding HIT domain-containing protein has translation MKYVTTADAQDGCVFCAHAQRDRDDAGSVLARARHNFVILNAFPYNSGHMMIVPYEHRSDFAALPPETLQEMMALAQVAVNVLQQELRCEGANLGLNIGKAAGAGIKDHLHLHIVPRWTGDTNFMTTLDATRVVPQSLEETWARLAPCLQRAIGEAGLA, from the coding sequence ATGAAATACGTGACCACCGCTGATGCCCAGGACGGCTGTGTCTTCTGTGCCCACGCGCAGCGGGACCGTGACGACGCCGGCAGTGTCCTCGCCCGTGCCCGCCACAACTTCGTCATCCTCAACGCCTTCCCCTACAACAGCGGCCACATGATGATCGTCCCGTACGAGCATCGCAGCGACTTCGCGGCCTTGCCGCCCGAGACGCTGCAGGAGATGATGGCTCTGGCGCAGGTGGCCGTCAACGTGCTGCAGCAGGAATTGCGCTGCGAGGGCGCGAATCTGGGACTAAACATCGGCAAGGCCGCCGGGGCCGGCATCAAGGACCACCTGCATCTGCACATCGTGCCGCGCTGGACCGGCGACACCAACTTCATGACGACCCTCGACGCGACCCGGGTCGTGCCGCAGTCGCTCGAGGAGACTTGGGCGCGCCTGGCGCCGTGCCTGCAGCGGGCCATCGGCGAGGCGGGCCTGGCCTGA
- a CDS encoding M48 family metalloprotease, with amino-acid sequence MSNLKRVLIPALLALLALSLLVGCDEDDIERSLGKQTSAAVEKEFGLNNDPVLGAWVNTMGHSLVGQSKRQGIPYHFRVVNTDMVNAFAAPWGYVYVTQGMLRFAQSEDELAFVVGHEVGHVANRDSIKSFKNSVLFNIGVALLGTQSETLANIGGIGAGLLMLSYSRDDENDADLSGSAFAYASGYDPAGSTAFFQRLMTEIEKDRPSSFEHIFMTHPPTDKRLAAEKKRPEMNLGDPAVASRIGRCYARRYAYGTACTFYQMALDKKPEAIPTRLRYAEALQAQGLRERAATEYQAILLRDPQNARVGTALAALQAPPSGQTLATAAEQQQAGALLTAANSASSDASALATASSNYTFTMQAPTAGVSGIARSSISSMREISNREAELPDAVQQAFLGANSAISDANETVFALETTNKAVAQTSGLLRRDAEGLRNAVAQVQAGRAPAGDLAVYRRALREMQLAGANLRQAMTVAAAVEPVVRRAGQSANDTVSLVGTMVGSKEPARYIYNVNAAAQNTVSKTAAAAEAVNRIKSATTDAEARALLAKLNLAAFGASPELRATYDGMTAYYCHVSPREVAALREQGLGFGDASFLLIAAGTRDVAPSTLLPLAQSPDSLIDSLRGQGLAMAGPVALLRFLSNAIDREVAARQKAQG; translated from the coding sequence ATGAGCAATCTGAAACGCGTGCTAATCCCTGCTTTGCTGGCGCTGCTGGCTCTGAGCCTGCTGGTGGGCTGCGACGAGGACGACATCGAGCGCAGCCTGGGCAAGCAGACCTCGGCGGCGGTCGAGAAGGAGTTCGGGCTCAACAACGACCCGGTGCTGGGCGCCTGGGTCAACACCATGGGGCACTCACTGGTCGGCCAGTCCAAGCGCCAGGGCATCCCCTACCATTTCCGCGTCGTCAACACGGACATGGTCAACGCCTTCGCCGCGCCCTGGGGCTACGTCTACGTCACCCAGGGCATGCTGCGCTTCGCCCAGAGCGAGGACGAGTTGGCCTTCGTGGTGGGGCATGAGGTCGGGCATGTCGCCAACCGCGACTCGATCAAGAGCTTCAAGAACAGCGTCCTGTTCAACATCGGCGTGGCCCTGCTGGGGACGCAGAGCGAGACGCTGGCCAACATCGGCGGCATCGGCGCGGGCCTGCTGATGCTGTCGTACTCGCGCGACGACGAGAACGATGCTGACCTGTCCGGCTCGGCGTTCGCCTATGCGTCCGGCTACGACCCGGCCGGCAGCACGGCCTTCTTCCAGCGGCTGATGACGGAGATCGAGAAGGACCGCCCGTCCAGCTTCGAGCACATCTTCATGACCCACCCGCCGACGGACAAGCGGCTGGCGGCTGAGAAGAAGCGCCCGGAGATGAACCTGGGCGATCCGGCCGTGGCCTCGCGCATTGGTCGCTGCTACGCGCGCCGCTATGCCTACGGCACCGCCTGCACGTTCTACCAGATGGCCCTGGACAAGAAGCCTGAGGCCATCCCGACGCGCCTGCGATATGCCGAGGCCCTGCAGGCCCAGGGCCTGCGCGAGCGGGCGGCGACCGAATACCAGGCCATCTTGCTGCGCGATCCCCAGAACGCCCGGGTCGGCACGGCGCTGGCTGCGCTGCAGGCGCCACCGTCGGGTCAGACGTTGGCGACGGCCGCCGAGCAGCAGCAGGCGGGCGCACTGCTGACCGCGGCCAACAGCGCCAGCAGCGACGCCAGCGCGCTCGCGACGGCCTCGAGCAACTACACCTTCACCATGCAGGCGCCTACCGCCGGCGTGTCCGGCATTGCGCGCAGCAGCATCAGCAGCATGCGGGAGATCAGCAACCGCGAGGCGGAACTGCCGGACGCGGTGCAGCAGGCCTTCCTGGGCGCCAACTCGGCCATCAGTGACGCCAACGAGACGGTGTTCGCCCTGGAGACGACCAACAAGGCCGTGGCCCAGACGAGCGGTCTGCTCCGTCGCGACGCCGAGGGGCTCCGCAACGCCGTGGCGCAGGTGCAGGCCGGGCGCGCCCCGGCCGGGGACCTGGCAGTGTACCGCCGCGCCCTGCGCGAGATGCAGCTCGCCGGGGCGAACCTGCGGCAGGCCATGACCGTGGCCGCGGCGGTGGAGCCAGTGGTGCGCCGTGCGGGGCAGTCCGCCAACGACACGGTTAGCCTCGTCGGCACGATGGTGGGCTCCAAGGAGCCGGCACGCTACATCTACAACGTCAACGCCGCCGCGCAGAACACGGTGTCCAAGACCGCGGCGGCCGCCGAGGCCGTCAACCGCATCAAGTCGGCCACGACCGACGCGGAGGCCCGCGCCTTGCTGGCCAAGCTGAACCTAGCCGCCTTCGGCGCCTCGCCGGAGCTGCGCGCGACCTATGACGGCATGACGGCCTACTACTGCCACGTGTCTCCGCGCGAGGTGGCGGCGTTGCGCGAGCAGGGACTGGGCTTCGGTGACGCTTCCTTCTTGCTCATCGCCGCCGGCACGCGCGACGTGGCGCCTTCCACGCTGCTGCCCCTCGCCCAGAGCCCCGACAGCCTCATCGACTCCCTGCGCGGCCAGGGCCTCGCGATGGCGGGCCCGGTGGCGCTGCTCCGGTTCCTGAGCAACGCCATTGACCGCGAGGTCGCAGCTCGCCAGAAGGCGCAGGGGTAG
- a CDS encoding DUF5060 domain-containing protein, whose protein sequence is MTLSRSIAIAICLACATAAFALPPLRWDFEAGESANEDWVASSLDAGTKGVQATSARASSGARSLAITGSLPQSFGVTYLPWDDWTGYTQLSFDLYVPAGVPKEFDLWVYLKDKQYYWYQTAPFRSPTTGKPLPGPKPGKWTTIKLDISPTSTIWKPGGHRRAWERALYYPREFGLRVFSRRKWSGTVWLDNVQLTGEKLPLGRYASGEPKLVPYKLAVTPSAASVPQFRKLELNFSLRRDYGNPYDPQVVDVQGHFTGPDRQTVHVPGFIYQAYERTQTPEGYEKLIPVGHTSWKVRFAPRLQGKYTYTVTVRDALGETRSDPGSFVATAPVDPRGYVRISKQDPRCFEYENGDYLFPTGINMRDGGDQAEKQKGSYDFDAYFKLFREHGLNFVRTWMCAWWGGIEWSDKYHSRFDGVGHYAQYNAWRLDYAFDLAEKTGLLLELTLNSHGQMRRDKFDAEWEYNPYSVRNGGFVASPAMFFTSPRAKEMVKQRYRYIVARWGYSQNLMSWDMVNEVDLTEGYQRDKVAAWHQEMAAYLKSIDPWKHLVATHICLYGYGQELFALPEIEYVQADAYWKRRDIGMYEGWRSRQQFDKPFLFIEYGPQTVSLPISYERWQLDFRLGMWVSNMIPGAAPGQFWYHEAWREHRLWEYQQGLIAFNAGEDRRGQNYQTLRATIEAPGIPEWRPTPEERQRGEKGPTINARAMGNGTRGMFYLYQFDNMSVPKPETIPDARQVHDATVTLYGFNPGQYRVEYWDTIAGKVVGTQEVTAQGNGLVLKPPTFAEDLAGKVRPL, encoded by the coding sequence GTGACCCTTTCACGTTCCATCGCGATCGCCATCTGTCTGGCCTGCGCCACCGCCGCCTTCGCCCTGCCCCCTCTGCGCTGGGACTTCGAAGCGGGCGAGAGCGCGAATGAGGACTGGGTCGCCTCGTCCCTTGATGCCGGCACCAAAGGCGTCCAGGCCACCAGCGCTCGCGCCAGCAGCGGAGCCCGGTCGCTCGCGATCACCGGCTCGCTGCCTCAGAGCTTCGGGGTGACGTACCTGCCCTGGGACGACTGGACCGGCTACACTCAGCTCAGTTTCGACCTGTACGTCCCGGCAGGCGTGCCCAAGGAGTTCGACCTGTGGGTCTACCTGAAGGACAAGCAGTACTACTGGTATCAGACGGCGCCCTTCCGCTCGCCGACGACCGGCAAGCCGCTGCCCGGCCCGAAGCCGGGCAAGTGGACGACCATCAAGCTGGACATCTCGCCGACCTCGACCATCTGGAAGCCCGGCGGGCATCGGCGGGCCTGGGAGCGCGCCCTGTACTATCCCCGCGAGTTCGGCCTCCGGGTCTTCTCCCGCCGCAAGTGGAGTGGGACGGTCTGGCTGGACAATGTGCAGCTCACCGGCGAGAAGCTGCCGCTGGGCCGGTACGCTTCGGGTGAGCCGAAGCTGGTGCCGTACAAGTTGGCCGTGACCCCCAGCGCCGCCAGTGTACCCCAGTTCCGCAAGCTCGAACTGAACTTCAGCCTCAGGCGCGACTATGGCAATCCCTATGACCCGCAGGTGGTGGACGTGCAGGGGCACTTCACCGGCCCCGACAGGCAGACGGTCCACGTCCCCGGGTTCATCTACCAGGCCTACGAGCGCACGCAGACGCCGGAGGGGTACGAGAAGCTGATCCCGGTCGGACACACCTCCTGGAAGGTGCGCTTCGCGCCGCGGCTGCAGGGCAAGTACACCTATACTGTCACGGTGCGCGACGCGCTGGGAGAGACGCGGTCCGACCCCGGCAGCTTCGTCGCCACAGCCCCCGTGGACCCACGCGGGTACGTTCGGATCAGCAAGCAGGACCCGCGGTGCTTTGAGTACGAGAACGGCGACTACCTGTTCCCGACCGGCATCAACATGCGCGACGGCGGCGACCAGGCCGAGAAGCAGAAGGGCTCTTACGACTTCGACGCCTACTTCAAGCTCTTCCGCGAGCACGGGCTCAACTTCGTGCGCACGTGGATGTGCGCGTGGTGGGGGGGCATCGAGTGGAGCGACAAGTACCACTCGCGCTTCGACGGCGTGGGCCACTACGCCCAGTACAATGCCTGGCGGCTGGACTATGCCTTTGACCTGGCGGAGAAGACCGGCCTGCTGCTGGAGCTGACGCTCAACAGCCACGGGCAGATGCGCCGCGACAAGTTCGACGCCGAGTGGGAGTACAACCCCTACTCGGTGCGCAACGGGGGCTTCGTGGCCAGCCCGGCGATGTTCTTCACCAGTCCGCGCGCCAAGGAGATGGTCAAGCAGCGCTACCGCTACATCGTGGCGCGCTGGGGCTACAGCCAGAACCTGATGTCCTGGGACATGGTCAACGAGGTGGACCTGACTGAGGGCTACCAGCGCGACAAGGTCGCGGCCTGGCACCAGGAGATGGCCGCCTACCTCAAGAGCATTGACCCCTGGAAGCACCTGGTGGCCACGCACATCTGCCTGTACGGCTACGGCCAGGAGCTGTTCGCGCTGCCCGAGATCGAGTACGTGCAGGCCGACGCCTACTGGAAGCGGCGGGACATCGGTATGTATGAAGGCTGGCGCTCGCGCCAGCAGTTCGACAAGCCCTTCCTGTTCATCGAGTACGGCCCGCAGACCGTGTCGCTGCCCATCAGCTACGAGCGGTGGCAGTTGGACTTTCGCCTGGGCATGTGGGTCTCGAACATGATTCCCGGGGCGGCCCCGGGGCAGTTCTGGTACCACGAAGCCTGGCGGGAGCACCGGCTGTGGGAGTACCAGCAGGGGCTGATCGCCTTCAACGCCGGGGAAGACCGCCGCGGCCAGAACTACCAGACCTTGCGGGCTACCATTGAGGCGCCCGGCATCCCCGAGTGGCGACCGACGCCCGAGGAGCGGCAGCGGGGCGAGAAGGGCCCGACCATCAACGCCCGGGCGATGGGCAACGGCACGCGCGGGATGTTCTACCTCTACCAGTTCGACAACATGTCCGTGCCCAAGCCGGAGACCATCCCCGACGCCCGGCAGGTCCACGACGCGACCGTGACGCTCTACGGCTTCAACCCGGGGCAGTACCGGGTCGAATACTGGGACACCATCGCTGGCAAGGTCGTCGGCACCCAGGAAGTGACCGCGCAGGGCAACGGCCTGGTCCTCAAGCCGCCGACCTTTGCCGAGGATCTGGCGGGGAAGGTACGGCCGCTGTAG
- a CDS encoding 6-phosphofructokinase, with the protein MSLKGNACIGQSGGPSIVINASMVGAVQAAEKCDDIDQFFGAANGVSGVMNEKLFDLFREDDEVIEAMRYVPSAALGTCRLKVKDPDVARCMEVFKAHNIRYFFYNGGNDSQLTCHQISELAKKSDWEMRVIGIPKTIDNDLVVTDCCPGFASAARYAAAAVQFAARDAMAFGQAEIVEVMGRHAGWLTGATAVGRKEEWMAPHLVYLPEVKVNPDKFLADCEACYKQYGYLVIAVSEGFTFADSEIATTSDKLDEFGHARLGGVAEALGKMVEDAIGTRVRTDKLGNLQRCFAYCMSDVDNEHAYQAGYEAVMRAVAGQTDIMTTIERKSNSPYQWEIGETSLMSVADQTKVVTEDLINADQNGVTDEFIAYVEPLLGTTPAAVPMAIPSYPVFQKHFIEPKLEKYVREK; encoded by the coding sequence ATGTCGCTCAAAGGCAACGCCTGTATCGGCCAGTCCGGCGGGCCCAGCATCGTCATCAATGCCAGCATGGTCGGCGCCGTCCAGGCCGCCGAGAAGTGTGATGACATTGACCAGTTCTTCGGCGCCGCCAACGGTGTCTCGGGCGTCATGAACGAGAAGCTGTTCGACCTGTTCCGCGAGGATGACGAGGTCATCGAGGCCATGCGCTACGTCCCCTCCGCCGCCCTGGGCACCTGCCGCCTCAAGGTCAAGGACCCCGATGTCGCACGCTGCATGGAGGTCTTCAAGGCCCACAACATCCGCTACTTCTTCTACAACGGCGGCAATGACAGCCAGCTCACCTGCCACCAGATCTCCGAGCTCGCCAAGAAGTCGGACTGGGAGATGCGCGTGATTGGCATCCCCAAGACGATTGACAACGACCTGGTCGTGACCGACTGCTGCCCGGGCTTCGCCAGCGCGGCCCGCTATGCCGCAGCCGCCGTGCAGTTCGCCGCCCGCGACGCCATGGCGTTTGGCCAGGCCGAGATCGTCGAGGTCATGGGCCGCCACGCCGGCTGGCTCACCGGCGCCACCGCCGTCGGCCGCAAAGAGGAGTGGATGGCCCCGCACCTGGTGTACCTGCCCGAGGTCAAGGTCAACCCCGACAAGTTCCTGGCCGACTGCGAAGCCTGCTACAAGCAGTACGGCTACCTGGTGATCGCGGTCTCCGAGGGCTTTACGTTCGCCGACAGCGAGATCGCCACGACCTCCGACAAGCTCGATGAGTTCGGCCATGCCCGTCTGGGCGGCGTCGCCGAAGCGCTGGGCAAGATGGTCGAGGACGCCATCGGCACCCGCGTGCGCACCGACAAGCTGGGCAACCTGCAGCGCTGCTTCGCGTACTGCATGAGCGACGTGGACAACGAGCACGCCTACCAGGCGGGCTACGAGGCCGTCATGCGGGCCGTGGCCGGCCAGACGGACATCATGACCACCATCGAGCGCAAGAGCAACAGCCCGTACCAGTGGGAGATCGGCGAGACCTCGCTGATGAGTGTGGCCGACCAGACCAAGGTCGTGACCGAGGACCTCATCAACGCCGACCAGAACGGCGTGACCGACGAGTTCATCGCCTACGTCGAGCCGCTGCTGGGCACCACGCCCGCCGCCGTCCCCATGGCGATCCCGTCCTACCCGGTCTTCCAGAAGCACTTCATCGAGCCCAAGCTCGAGAAGTACGTGCGGGAGAAGTAG